From uncultured Desulfobacter sp.:
TCAGGAAAGCCCGGATATTCGCCTTTTCCATCAGGGCTTCGATATCTTTGACCAATTGGGCCGTGGACGGGGCCACGGAATTGGGACAGCCCTCCCCTCCAAAGCAGGCGGAAACATCATAGCCTTTGATCTCGTTTTCCATGCCCCCCTTGGAAAGGAACTTTTTTTTCAGGGCCTGGACATCTTCCAGGGTGACCCGGTCCCTGCCTTTGTCCGACACAAAGGTTTCCACCCGTTTGCGGACCTTTTTCCGGACAAAGAAGGGAACCTTTTTGATAGCGGCGTCGGCCTCTTTTTCCCAAATCACTTAAGGATTTCTCCCCTGGCGGAAATAGTAATTTCTTTAAAAGGAATTTCTACCCCGGCTTTCTCCAGCGCCTTTTTGATAATCCCGGCCATGCTCGAGCAACAGGGTACTTCCATGACCACTGAGGTAATGGACTTAATGCCTGATCCGGCAAAAACTTCAGCCAGTTTGTCCACATAGGCCTGGGCATCGTCAAATTTGGGACAGCCGATCATCACGGCCTTTCCTTTAAGGAAGTCGGCATGAAATGATGGATAGGCCACAGGTACACAGTCAGCGGCGATAAGCAGATCCGCATCCCTGAGAAAAGGAGCGCCGGCAGGCACCAAGCGAATCTGTACGGGCCAGTGGCCCAAAGCGGAGGGACCGCAAGGGGCAATTTCTTTTACACCGGCCGGTCCCGGTCCGGCCATGGGAAAGGTCTTAATCCGGGCCGAGGGACATCCCCCGCCGTTCACAGGAACAAACAGCTTTTCCGCCTTCTGCGCTTTGAGCATCTCTTCAACCGCTTCCTCGTCAAACGCGTCGGCTTCACGCTCAATTAGTTTTAATGCGCCCTGGGGGCAGTCCCCCAAGCAGGCACCCAGGCCGTCGCAGTATTTGTCGGCCACAACCTTGGCCTTGCCGTCAATGATCTGGATGGCGCCTTCGGCACAGCCAGGTACACAGTTACCGCAGCCGTCACATTTTTCTTCGTCGATTTCGATAATTTTACGCATTACTTTCATTATATATCTCCTTCAGATGCCCTGCCCTGTTACCTCCGGCAAGTCCTGTTGTTTACTTTATTAATCCGTTTTCGTTCAAGTATTATTTACCGGCCATCATGGCGGCAATATCCGTTTCCGGATCGGTAATTCCTTTGATGTCAAAATTTTCGACCAGCACGTTCAGCACGCCGGGGGAAACAAAAGCCGGCAGCGTGGGGCCAAGGCGGATGCCCTTGACGCCCAGATGAAGCAGGGCCAGAAGAACAGCCACAGCCTTCTGCTCGTACCAGCCAATATCAAAAGAAAGGGGCAATTCGTTGATATCTTCCAGACCGAAC
This genomic window contains:
- a CDS encoding 4Fe-4S dicluster domain-containing protein, giving the protein MKVMRKIIEIDEEKCDGCGNCVPGCAEGAIQIIDGKAKVVADKYCDGLGACLGDCPQGALKLIEREADAFDEEAVEEMLKAQKAEKLFVPVNGGGCPSARIKTFPMAGPGPAGVKEIAPCGPSALGHWPVQIRLVPAGAPFLRDADLLIAADCVPVAYPSFHADFLKGKAVMIGCPKFDDAQAYVDKLAEVFAGSGIKSITSVVMEVPCCSSMAGIIKKALEKAGVEIPFKEITISARGEILK